The sequence AGCGCCAGACGCTATGTCCTGCACACCTTCGCCGACTCCAAGAGCGACACCCTGCGCACCCGCGTCCGGGGGTTCATGACCGCCCAGCCCTGCCCGGTGTGCGCCGGACGGAGGCTGCGCCCCGAGGCGCTGGCCGTCACCTTCGCGGGCCGCGATATCGCCACCCTCGCGGGCCTGCCGCTCGGCGCCCTCGCCGACGTGCTGCGGCCCACCGCCGCCCGCCCGGACGACGAGCCCGCCCCGGCCCTCGCCCGCGACCTGGTCGCCCGTATCGAGGTGCTCACCGAACTCGGCCTCGGCTATCTGAGCATGGACCGCCCCGCCCCCACCCTCTCCGCCGGCGAACTCCAGCGCCTGCGCCTGGCCACCCAGCTGCGCTCCGGCCTCTTCGGCGTCGTCTACGTCCTGGACGAACCCTCCGCCGGACTCCACCCGGCCGATACGGAATCCCTGCTCACGGTCCTGCACCGGCTCAAGGAAGCGGGCAATTCGCTCTTCGTCGTCGAGCATGACATGGACGTGGTGCGGCGCGCCGACTGGATCGTCGACATCGGCCCGCGCGCCGGGGAACACGGCGGCCGGGTGCTGCACAGCGGCCCCGTCGAAGGGCTCGCCGACGTCACCGGATCCGCCACCCGCCGCTTCCTCTTCGCCGCCGAACCGCCCGCCGACCGCACCCCGCGCACCCCCACCGGCGCGCTCTCCCTGCACGGCGTCACCCTGCACAACCTGCGCGGCCTGGACGCCGTCTTCCCGCTCGGCGTCTTCACCGCCGTCACCGGAGTCTCCGGGTCCGGAAAAACCACGCTGGTCACCCGGGTCCTCGCGGAGGCCGTACGCGACCACCTCGGCGAGGCCCGCTCCGATACGGGCGAGGACGCCGGCGCCGGACCGACGGCCCGGGCCCAGCTCACCGCCGCCGAGGGCCTGGACGCCGTCGACCGGCTGGTCCGCGTCGACCAGCGGCCGATCGGCCGGACCCCGCGCTCCAACCTCGCCACCTACACCGGGCTGTTCGACGCCGTACGCAAGGTCTTCGCCGCCACCGACGCGGCGCGCGCCCGCGGCTACACCGCCGGACGGTTCTCCTTCAACGTCGCCGCCGGCCGCTGCGAGACCTGCCAGGGCGAGGGCTTCGTCGCCGTCGAGCTGCTCTTCCTGCCCGGTACGTACGCGCCCTGCACCGACTGCCACGGCGCCCGCTACAACCCCGAGACCCTCCAGATCACCTATCGGGACCGCACCATCGCCGACGTCCTGGCGATGACCGTCGACGACGCGGCCGCCTTCCTCGCCGACCTCCCGTCCGCCGCCCGCAGTCTGCGCACCCTCCAGGACGTCGGCCTGGGCTATCTGCGGCTCGGCCAGCCCGCCACCGAGCTCTCCGGCGGCGAGGCCCAGCGCATCAAGCTCGCCGCCGAACTCCAGCGGGCCCGCCGCGGCCACACCCTCTACCTCCTCGACGAGCCCACCACCGGTCTGCACCCCGCCGACACCGAGGTGCTCCTGCGCCAGCTGCACGGCCTGGTGGACGCGGGCCACACCGTGGTCGTCGTCGAGCACGACATGGGGGTGGCCGCGGGCGCCGACCACGTCATCGACCTGGGCCCGGGCGGCGGCGCGGAGGGCGGCCGGATCGTCGCCGCGGGCACCCCCGCCGAGGTGGCGGCCGCCCCGGGCAGCCGTACGGCGCCCTATCTGGCCCGCCGCAGGGCGCGGCCGAAGCCGTCCTGACGGTCGGCTAACCTACGCAGGTCACCCCGCCGTGACACGCCGGAACACCGGCACACCCAGCACACCGAAGACGTGCACGCAGCACACCGAAGCAGCACACCGAAGGGGGCATCTCTCATGGCAGACATAGAGGCGGCCAAGGCGACGTTCAACCGGTTCGACGCGGACGGCGACGGCCAGGTCACTCCTGACGAGTTCAAGCGCGCGATGGCCGAAATGGGCGACCCGTTCGTCACCGGCCCGGTCGCCGAGGCCGTCATCAAGGCCAAGGACAGCGACGCCAACGGCACCATGTCCTTCGACGAGTTCTGGCAGGCCCTGCAGAACGGCTGACGGCTCCGCCGCCCCTGCGAGGCGCTCAGCCCCGCGCTGAGCCGCCCACGGGCGGCGGCGCAGCACCGTTGCCGGTGCCCCAGTGCGACGGTTTCGGTCCCACGGAGAAGGCCAGCTCGTGGCCCGTGCGCAGCGCATGGGTGGTCAGGTACGTGCGGTCGTGTGCGGCGCCGTCCAGGTGGACGGACTGGATGTACCGCTGCACCGGTGACGTACCGGGAGCCTTGATGGTGAAGTGGCCGGACGGGAAATAGCGCCGGTCCAGGGTCAGGTCGACGCGGTCGAAGACCGGGGTGCTCAGCCCCCAGGTGTCGGTGCCCGGCTGTACGGGGAACACGCCGATCGACGAGAGCACCATCCACGCCGACATCGTCCCCAGATCGTCGTTGCCGGTCATCCCGCTCGGTGTGTCGGTGAAGAGTGTCAGCGCCGCGTGCACCACATCCGTGGACTTCCAGGGATGACCGGTCGAGAGATAGGTGTACGGGGCGATCAGATCGGGCTCGTTCTGCGGGTTGTACTTGTCGGCGTTGTCGTAGTCGTACGGCCCGTTGACCCACACCGTCCGCGCCGTCCGCTCCGGGTCCTTCAGCAGGCGCTGGTAGGCGAAGAAGGAATCCAGTCGCCGTTCGGCCTTTTCCCTGCCGCCGATGAGCCGGATCATCCCCGGGAGATCCTGCGGCACCAGCCACTGGTACTGCCAGGCCGTGCCCTCGTGGAACCCCTCGCTCCGGGCCGGGTCCGCGGGTCCGGTGAAGGCGCCCCGTGCGTCCCGGGCGCGGAAGAAGCCGGTCGAACGGTCAAAGATGTTGCGGTAGTTGTGCGCACGCGCCGCATAGCGTGCGGCATCCGCCCGGTGCCCCAGATCGCGCGCCATCTGCGCCAGCATCGCGTCCGACAGCGCGTACTCCAGGGTCACCGAGGCGCCGTGGTCGAAGTCGGAGTCGCCGGGTTTGCGATGTGGACGGCCCTTGATGTACGGCGCGAAGCCGTTGCGCAGGTAGGGCACATTGGCCTCGCGCCCGAGGGCGGGCGAGTCGGCCGGGGGCACTCCGTCGGCGTTCTTCTTCAGCGCCGCGTATGCCTCCTGCGCCTCCCGCCCCCGCAACAGCCCCTGCTGATAGGCGTTGGTGAGGAACGGCGTGACCGGATCCCCGGTCATGATGTTCGTCTCGACCGTGCCGTAGCCCCATTTGGGCAGCCAGCCGCCCTCCTTGTCGATCCGCAGCAGCGACCGCGCCATGTCCCGGGACTCGCGCGGCGCGAGCAGGGCCAGGAGCTGTGCCTGGGTGCGGTAGGTGTCCCACAGCGACCAGTTCTGGTAGTAGGTGAACCCGCGCGCCCGATGGATCCTCCGGTCCCAGCCGGTGTAGCGGCCGTCCGCATCGCTGCCGATGTTCGGCGCGAGGAAGGACCGGTAGAGGGAGGAGTACAGCGTCCGGCGCAGGGTCCGGTTGCCGCCCTGCGTCCTCACCACGGCCAGTCGCCGCTCCCAGGCGGCGTCCGCGGCGGCCCGCGTCCGGTCGAAGGAACGCCCGCCCTCGGCCCGCAGGTTGCGCGCCGCGCCCGCCGCGTCGACATAGCTGAGGGCGGTGGTGGCCTCGACCGTACGGTCCTTACGGGTGTCGAAACGGACGTACGCCCCGTGCCGCCCGCTCGCGGTCGAGCCCTGGGAGCCGGGCGTCACCTTCTCCCCCTCCCAGGTCCCGTACGACGCGAACGGCCGGTCGAAGCGGGTGATCGTGTAGAGCGTGTACGGCCGGGTGTCCTGGCAGAAGCCGTGGCCGGTGAGGGCCGTGCGGACGGTGTGGGAATCGAGTACCTCCACCGTCGTGGAGACGTTCTTGTGGAGCGACTGGCCCGCATTGAGCAGCACATTGGCCTTGTCGGTGGCCGGGAAGGTGTAGCGCTGCCGGCCGGTACGGGCGGTGGCGGTCAGCTCGGCGGTGATCCCGCCGTACGACGACAGGCGGACGCGGTAGTAGCCGGGGCGGGCCGATTCGCCATCATGGCGGTAGGCGGCCGCGTACTTGGCATTGTCGGTCTCGGTGATGTCGCCGGTGGTCGGCAGTACCGGCAGATCGCCGCCCAGCCCGCAGCCCACTCCGGAGAGGTGGACGGAGCCGAAGCCGCGGATGTGGTCCTCGTCGTAGTCGTAGCCGGTGGTGTGGCCGGTGTCGGGGGAGAGCTGCACCATGCCGAACGGGACGGCGGCCCCGGGGAAGGTGTTGCCGTCGTTGCGGCTGCCGATGAACGGGTTGACCAGTCCGGTGAGGGCGCCGCCGTCATCGGGTGGGGCGGCCTGGGCGGTGGGAGCGGTGAGTGCGCTGCCGACGAGCACGGCCGCCAGTACCGCTCCCGCGGTACGCAGCCGGTGCGGACCGGACCATGACATGGGGTCACCCCTCCGCGCTTCGGACAACGTTGTCGGAGCGCGCTCATTCTTGGCGCGGGCCAGGTGCACGTCAAGGACCCGGGGCCGCTCCGCTCGTCATCGCACGTCAGCGCGGCAGCCCCCGGGCCCCGTCCGCCGCAGGCTCAGGCGTCCCCGGCCGGCTCCGCCGACTCCCGTTCCGCCTTGGCCAGTTCGGACCGCCGGTAGGAGTACGAGAAGTAGATGACCAGGCCGATCACGAACCACACGGCGAAGCGCACCCAGGTCTGCCACGCCAGGAAGGTGATCAGCCAGAGGGAGAAGCAGACGCCGATCGCCGGGACCACCGGCATGCCCGGTGTGCGGAAGGTGCGCGGCAGGTCGGGGCGCTTGTAGCGCAGCACGATCACCGCGACGCAGACCACCACGAACGCCAGCAGAATCCCGATGTTCGTCAGTTCGGCGGCCTCGCCGATCGGCAGGAAGCCGGCGATGACGGCGGAGGCGCCGCCCACGATCCAGGTGACCCGGGTGGGCACACGGTGGGTCTCGCTGGTCTTCGCGAACCACTTGGGCAGCAGTCCGTCGCGGCTCATCGAGAACCACACCCGGGTCACGCCGAGCATGAAGGTGAACATCACGGTGAGGATGCCGATGATCGCGCCGACGGCGATGACATCCGCGAGTTTGTCGAGACCCACCGACTTGAACGCGCTCGAGAAGCCGCTCTCCGGATCGATGGACTTGTAGTTCTGCATCCCCGTCAGCACCAGGCAGGCCAGGACGTACAGCACCATCGAGATCACCAGCGAATACATGATGGCCCTGGGCATATGGCGCTGGGCGTCCTTGGACTCCTCGGCCGCCGTGCTCATCGCGTCATAGCCGAAGACGGCGAAGAACACGGTGGCCGCGCCGGTGAACGCGCCGCTGACCCCGAAGGGGAAGAAGGGGTGGTAGTTCGCGGTGTCGATATGGAAGAAGCCGACCACGATCACGACGATGACGACCAGCACCTTCAGGGCCACCACGATCGTCTCGAAGCGCGCGGCGTTCTTGATGCCGAGGGTGAGGAGATAGGCGATCAGAAGGCAGAGGAGCGCCGCGAAGAGGTCCACGCGATGGCCCGGTCCGGTGCCCGGGGCGCCCAGCATCCAGTGCGGCAGATCGAGGCCCACCTCGCCGAGCAGAAAGCCGAAGTAGCCGGAGATGCCGATCGCGACCACCGCCACGATCGCGGTGTACTCCAGCAGCAGGTCCCAGCCGATGAACCAGCCCGCGATCTCGCCGAGCACCGCATAGCCGTAGGTGTAGGCGGAGCCCGCCTTCGGGATCAGCCCGGCGAATTCGGCGTACGAGAAGGCGGCCGCGGCGCTCGCGATGCCCGCGATGAGGAAGGAGATCAGAACGGCGGGCCCGGCCTTGCCGTTGGCGACCGTGCCGGCCAGCGTGAAGATGCCCGCACCGATGATGCCGCCGACGCCGATGGCGGTCAGCTGCCACAGGCCCAGCGCCCGGGTCAGCTGCTGGCTCGCCGCGCCCTCCGGCTCTTCGATGTGGTCGATCGGTTTCCGGCGCAATACGCCCTGTCCCGCGCGCAGGCCCATGCGACAGCCCTCCGTAGGCTCGCTGATCCGTCGTGCTCCGACGGCGGATCATCATGGACCCTGGCGGGCGCCTACGGAAGGCGACTCCCTAGTAGCGAGTCGTACACGGGAGGGGTGCGAGGAGGCTCAACCGGCGTCCGCGGGCCTCGACCGGCGTCTGCGGTCAGTCGGCGTCCTCCAGACGGAAGCCGACCTTCAGACCGACCTGGTAGTGGTCGATGGCGCCGTCGACGATATGCCCGCGGACCTCGCTGATCTCGAACCAGTCGAGATTGCGCAGGGACTGCGAGGCGCGCTTGATGCCGTTGTTGATGGCGGCGTCCACGCTGTGCTGGGACGTACCGACGATGTCGGTCACGCGATACGTGCGATCGGTCACGATGGTCTCCCCTCGGCCGGGGCGGCGCTCCGCCCGTCCACCTTCCACCGTGCCTCAGCGGAGCCCGCCCCACCAGCGGAGCCGTACGGCCTACGGAACGACCGTGACCGGCCAGCGCCCGGCCTTGACCAGGCGCACCGCGACCGACCCCATGATGCGGTGCCCGGCCGACTCCGACGCGCCGACCACCACCGCATCCGCCGTGAGCTCATCGGCCATCTGCACCATGCCGTTGTACGGGTCCCCGCGCAGCGTGTGGAACTCCCAGCGGACGTCGTATATCCCCTGGAGCCGGTCCGTCGCCTCGCGGATCTCGGCCATCAGCTCGTCGGCGACCTCGTTCGTCGCATCCCCCACCGGCGCGCCCATCGCCGCACCGGCCGCCATCACCGGCTGCACATAGACCAGGACGAGCTTCGACCCCTGCCGCCGCGCCAGCCCGGCCGCATACGCGGCGGCGCGCCACGACGATTCGGAGCCGTCGATGCCGACGACGATGACCTTCGGGCCGTCCGTTCCGCGTTCGAAGGACGCGGGGGTGTGCTGTGAGTCGTCCACAGGAGCGAGGTTAGCCGCAGGCGCGGAGCGGCGTGCCGACGGGCCTCGGGGCACGCCCCGCGAGGCGGCCCGGCGGGTCAGGCGGGGGACGGGGGCCAGGCGTCGGGGGAGAGGATGCCCAGCACGTAGGCGCGGGCGACCAGCGCGGTACGGCCCTGCACCCGCCAGCGGCGGGCCAGCCGGGTGAGGTGGTAGTTCACCCCGTCGACCGTCAGCCCCAGAGCGGTGCCGATCGCCGCCGTGGTGGCGCCGCCCGCGGCCAGCGCGAGGATCCGGGCCTCCACCGGGCTCGCCGTACCGCGCGGCGGCGCGGGCGGCGCGGCCTCGCGGACCCGCAGTACGGCCAGCAGCACGGGCGGCTGGACGGAGACATCGCCGACCGGATCCACCGTCAGTTCCCCCTCCCGCTCGGTGCCGTCCGCCGCGGAGTGCCACTGCACCTCGACCGGATAGCGCGAGCGGCGACCCAGCCGCACCGCCTCCTCGATCCGCAGCAGCTGCTCCTTGGCCCGCGGCCGGAACATCTCCAGCAGATTGTGGCCGCGCAGCTGCCCGGGCGTCGTGCCCCACTGCGCGGCCATCGCCGGATTGGCGATCAACACCTCGCCGTCGGCCCGGCACACCGCGATCGGCGTGGGGATACGGTCCAGCAGGATCAGGAAGTAGTTGCGCCAGGGCCCGCCCGCGTACGGTCCGGCCGGATCGGTGGGATCGTCCATCAGGAGTGGCCGGTGTGTCGCGGGCGCGTGGGTGTCCGCATCCGACGCGCCGTCGGCGTTCCCGTTGTCCATTGCCTCGTCTCCGCTCCGTGCGCAAGGGCTATGGCGAAAAACCACTGCACAATCATGCAGTTACCCGGGATCAACCCGCGCACCGGGCCGGTCACGCTGGAGACATGACCGACACCATCGCGCTCCACACCGCAGAACGCGCCGCCGACGACGGCATTCCGGTTGCCGACGTCACCGCGGCCGGTCTCACCGCCACGCCGCTTCAGCAGGCCATGGACCTGGCCCGGGTCCACGGCCCGGCCTTCCGCCGACGGCTGGGCGACCGCGACACGCTGTTCGTCTCCTCGCTGGACCTGGTCACCGAACTCGCCGACGAGAACCGCTTCGCCAAGGGCGTGTCGGTGGTCCTGGAGAACGTCCGGGAATTCGCCGGCGACGGTCTGTTCACCGCCTACAACGACGAACCGAACTGGGCCAAGGCGCACGAGGTGCTGATGCCCGCCTTCGCGCTGGGCTCGATGCGGACGTACCACCCGGCGATGCTCAGGGTCGCCCGCCGGGTGATGGCCAGCTGGGACCGCCGGGTCGCCGACGGCAGCACCCTGGACGTCGCCGAGGACATGACCCGGATGACGCTGGACACCATCGGGCTGGCCGGTTTCGGCTTCGACTTCGGATCGTTCGCCCGCGACACGCCGCATCCGTTCGTGGAGGCGATGGTGCGGTGTCTCCAGTGGAGCGGCGCCAAATTCGCCCGGCAGGCCGGGGGCGACTACTCCGCGGAGGATGCGGCGTTCCGGGCCGACGCCGACTATCTGGCGTCCGTGGTCGACGAGGTGATCGCCGCGCGGACCGCGAGCGGCGAGAGCGGCGACGACGATCTGCTGGGCCTGATGCTCGGATCCCGCGAACGGGGCGGTGAGCAACAGGGCCTGGATCTGGCCAATATCCGCAACCAGGTCATCACCTTCCTCATCGCCGGGCACGAGACCACCTCCGGTGCGCTCTCCTTCGCCCTGTACTACCTGCTCAAGGACCCGGCCGCGCTGCGGCTGGTGCAGCGGGAGGCGGACGAGCTGTGGGGCGACGCGTCCGAGCCCGACCCGTCCTTCGAGGACATCGCGCGGCTTCCGTACACCCGTCAGGTGCTCAACGAGGCGCTGCGGCTGTGGCCGACCGCCGCCGCGTTCACCCGGCAGGCCCAGGAGGACACCCTGCTCGGCGGCCGCCACCCGCTGAAGAAGGGCGATCTGGTCACCGTCCTCACGCCGATGCTGCACCGCGATCCGGCCTGGGGCGACAACCCCGAGCTCTTCGACCCCTCGCGCTTCACCCCGCAGGCCGAGGCGGCCCGCTCCCCGCATGCCTACAAGCCCTTCGGGACCGGTGAACGCGCCTGCATCGGGCGGCAGTTCGCCCTGCACGAGGCGACCATGCTGCTCGCCCTGCTGGCCCACCGCTACCGGCTGATCGACCACACCGACTACCGGCTGCGCGTCAAGGAGACGCTGACCCTCAAGCCCGAGGGCTTCTCCCTCGCCCTCGCCGCCCGGACGCCCGCCGACCGGGCCGCGACCCGCGCCGCGTTCGCCGTGCTCCCGGGGGGCACGGCCACCGCCGAGAGCGGCACCGCGGCCGACGAGGGCCTGCCCACCCGCGTCCCGCAGGGCACCGGCCTGCTCCTGCTGCACGGCACCAACTACGGCACCTGCCGCGAGTTCGCCGAGCGGCTCGCCGACGAGGCCACCGGCCTGGGCTTCGCCGCCGAGGTCGCACCCCTGGACGCCTGCGCCGACGGGCTGCCCGCCGACCGGCCGGTCGCGATCGTCGCCGCCTCCTACAACGGACAGCCCACCGACGACGCGGCCGCCTTCGTCGCCCGGCTGCGCACCGCTCCGCAGGGCGCGGCCGAGGGCGTCTCGTACGCGGTCCTGGGCGTCGGCGACCGCAACTGGGCCGCGACCTACCAGCATGTGCCGACCCTCATCGACGACCGCCTGGAGGCGCTCGGCGCCGAACGGCTGCTGCCGCGCGCCGAAGCCGACGCCTCAGGTGATCTTCAGGGCAGCGTCACCGCCTTCGCCCGCGCGCTGCGCACCCAACTGCTCGCCCGCTACGGCGACGCGGCGAGCATCGGCGCGAACGCACCCGTCGCCGAGGACGCCTGTTACACCGTTACAGAGATCACCGGCGGCCCCCTCGACGCGCTCGCCGCCCGGCACGACCTCACCGAGATGACCGTCACCGAGGCCCACGACCTGACGGCACCGGACTGGCCCCGCCCCAAGCGCTTCCTGCGCATCGCGCTGCCCGACGGCGTCACCTACCGCACCGCCGACCACCTCGCGGTGCTCCCGGCCAACACCCCCGCCGCCGTCGAACGCGCCGCGCAGGCGCTCGGCGTCGGACTCGACACCGTCCTCGCGCTGCACGCCGGCGGTCGCCCCGCCCGCGACACCCTCCCCGTCGACCGGCCGCTGACTGTACGTCAACTTCTCACCCATCACCTGGAGTTGGGCGCCCGGCCGACGCCCGCGCAGACCGCGCTGCTGGCAGCCCACAACCCTTGCCCGCCCGAGCGCCAGGCACTCGAAGCGCTCGCCGAGGACGATCCCCGTACCCTGATCGACCTCGTCGAGGCCCACCCGGCGCTGCGCGGCGCCCTGCCCTGGCCCGTCATCCTGGAGCTGCTGCCGCCGCTGCGCATCCGGCACTACTCCCTTTCCTCCTCGCCCGCCGCCGACCCCCGCCACGCCGACCTGATGGTCTCGCTGCTGCCCGGTGGCACCGGCTCGACCCATCTGCACGGACTGCGGCCCGGCGACACGGTCCTGGCCCGTGTCCAGCCCTGCCGCGACGCCTTCCGGATCGACCCGGCCGACCCCGCACCGGTCATCATGATCGCCGCCGGTACGGGCCTGGCACCGTTCCGCGGCGCCATCGCCGACCGGGTGGCCGCGGGCCGGACCACCCCCGCCCGGCTCTACTTCGGCTGCGACGACCCCGACAGCGACTTCCTCCACGCCACGGAGCTCGCCGCCGCGGAACGGGCCGGGGCCGTCTCCCTGCACCCCGTCTTCAGCGCGCGCCCCGAACGAGGCCACCGGTTCGTCCAGCATCGCCTTGCCGCCGAGGGCGCGGAGATATGGGAGCTGCTCCGGGCCGGTGCGCGGGTGTACGTCTGCGGTGACGGCAGCCGGATGGCGCCGGGCGTCAGGGACGCGTTCTGTGACCTCCACGCCAATGCCACGGGCGCTTCGCGCCAGGCATCCGAGGCGTGGCTGAGGGAACTGACCGCCGCTGGGCGGTACGTGGAGGATGTGTACGCGGCCGGTTGATTTCCTCCCCACGTTGTCGGCCGTCCCGCCGCGGGTGTTGTTCGCCGTTGCTCCCCCAGCTAACGCTGGGAGGTACCCCCAGCGGCGGGCGTTGCCGCTGGCGCGGGGCTGTTCGGCTGCGGGACCGGGCCTCCGAACTTCGTCCTGCGGCCCGGCCCCTCCCCGTTGGGGGTGGGAGAAACCCGTGGGGTGCACGTAAGCGGTCGGGTGCCGCTTGTCGAACGAGCGATACGGAATCGGACAGACGAGGCACGCCCCCAGTGGCCCCTTCCCCCCACTCACGGGAGGGGCCGCGCCGCAGGACGAAGTCCGGAGGCGTGGTACCGCACCCGACAACACCACGCCCGCCGCTGGGGGCACCTCCCAGCGTTAGCTGGGGGAGCAACGGCGAAGAACCCCCACGGCGGGACGGCCGACAACGTGGGGAGAAACCCGCGACGGCGGCACGGCCGACAACGTGGGGAGAAACCCGCGACGCGGCAAGCGCTAATCCGCCTCGCGGGGAAGGTGGACCACCACCAGTGCCACCCCGGCGAACAAGAAATTCCTCAGGGCCGCCTCCACCCCGTTCCACGCCTTCGACTGCCACATCGAAAACCACTCCCCACCGATCGCGATGAACCCGGCACCGAACAGCACCATCACCATCAGCAGCCCCACCGTCGCCAACGACCGGCCGCGGCCCGCCTGGCCGCGGCCGGCGCGTAGACCGGAGACCCCGAGCCAGGTGGCAACCACCAGCACGGCCGCCGACGCCGTCTCCCACGCGATGATCGCCAGATACGCCGCGTCCTGGAGCGCCG is a genomic window of Streptomyces gilvosporeus containing:
- the uvrA gene encoding excinuclease ABC subunit UvrA, whose protein sequence is MADSYVRVRGAREHNLRTIDVDIPRDALVAFTGVSGSGKSSLAFGTLYAEAQRRYFESVAPYARRLIHQVGAPKVEDITGLPPAVALEQRRSAPTSRSSVGTVTTLSNTLRMLFSRAGDYPDGATGRLDSDAFSPNTAAGACPECHGLGTVHQVTEDSLVPDPSRSVREGAVAAWPGAWQGKNLRDILAALGHDIDRPWRDLPQADRDWILFTDEQPVVTVHPVREAGRIQRPYKGQYMSARRYVLHTFADSKSDTLRTRVRGFMTAQPCPVCAGRRLRPEALAVTFAGRDIATLAGLPLGALADVLRPTAARPDDEPAPALARDLVARIEVLTELGLGYLSMDRPAPTLSAGELQRLRLATQLRSGLFGVVYVLDEPSAGLHPADTESLLTVLHRLKEAGNSLFVVEHDMDVVRRADWIVDIGPRAGEHGGRVLHSGPVEGLADVTGSATRRFLFAAEPPADRTPRTPTGALSLHGVTLHNLRGLDAVFPLGVFTAVTGVSGSGKTTLVTRVLAEAVRDHLGEARSDTGEDAGAGPTARAQLTAAEGLDAVDRLVRVDQRPIGRTPRSNLATYTGLFDAVRKVFAATDAARARGYTAGRFSFNVAAGRCETCQGEGFVAVELLFLPGTYAPCTDCHGARYNPETLQITYRDRTIADVLAMTVDDAAAFLADLPSAARSLRTLQDVGLGYLRLGQPATELSGGEAQRIKLAAELQRARRGHTLYLLDEPTTGLHPADTEVLLRQLHGLVDAGHTVVVVEHDMGVAAGADHVIDLGPGGGAEGGRIVAAGTPAEVAAAPGSRTAPYLARRRARPKPS
- a CDS encoding EF-hand domain-containing protein codes for the protein MADIEAAKATFNRFDADGDGQVTPDEFKRAMAEMGDPFVTGPVAEAVIKAKDSDANGTMSFDEFWQALQNG
- a CDS encoding GH92 family glycosyl hydrolase, which gives rise to MSWSGPHRLRTAGAVLAAVLVGSALTAPTAQAAPPDDGGALTGLVNPFIGSRNDGNTFPGAAVPFGMVQLSPDTGHTTGYDYDEDHIRGFGSVHLSGVGCGLGGDLPVLPTTGDITETDNAKYAAAYRHDGESARPGYYRVRLSSYGGITAELTATARTGRQRYTFPATDKANVLLNAGQSLHKNVSTTVEVLDSHTVRTALTGHGFCQDTRPYTLYTITRFDRPFASYGTWEGEKVTPGSQGSTASGRHGAYVRFDTRKDRTVEATTALSYVDAAGAARNLRAEGGRSFDRTRAAADAAWERRLAVVRTQGGNRTLRRTLYSSLYRSFLAPNIGSDADGRYTGWDRRIHRARGFTYYQNWSLWDTYRTQAQLLALLAPRESRDMARSLLRIDKEGGWLPKWGYGTVETNIMTGDPVTPFLTNAYQQGLLRGREAQEAYAALKKNADGVPPADSPALGREANVPYLRNGFAPYIKGRPHRKPGDSDFDHGASVTLEYALSDAMLAQMARDLGHRADAARYAARAHNYRNIFDRSTGFFRARDARGAFTGPADPARSEGFHEGTAWQYQWLVPQDLPGMIRLIGGREKAERRLDSFFAYQRLLKDPERTARTVWVNGPYDYDNADKYNPQNEPDLIAPYTYLSTGHPWKSTDVVHAALTLFTDTPSGMTGNDDLGTMSAWMVLSSIGVFPVQPGTDTWGLSTPVFDRVDLTLDRRYFPSGHFTIKAPGTSPVQRYIQSVHLDGAAHDRTYLTTHALRTGHELAFSVGPKPSHWGTGNGAAPPPVGGSARG
- a CDS encoding amino acid permease, with protein sequence MGLRAGQGVLRRKPIDHIEEPEGAASQQLTRALGLWQLTAIGVGGIIGAGIFTLAGTVANGKAGPAVLISFLIAGIASAAAAFSYAEFAGLIPKAGSAYTYGYAVLGEIAGWFIGWDLLLEYTAIVAVVAIGISGYFGFLLGEVGLDLPHWMLGAPGTGPGHRVDLFAALLCLLIAYLLTLGIKNAARFETIVVALKVLVVIVVIVVGFFHIDTANYHPFFPFGVSGAFTGAATVFFAVFGYDAMSTAAEESKDAQRHMPRAIMYSLVISMVLYVLACLVLTGMQNYKSIDPESGFSSAFKSVGLDKLADVIAVGAIIGILTVMFTFMLGVTRVWFSMSRDGLLPKWFAKTSETHRVPTRVTWIVGGASAVIAGFLPIGEAAELTNIGILLAFVVVCVAVIVLRYKRPDLPRTFRTPGMPVVPAIGVCFSLWLITFLAWQTWVRFAVWFVIGLVIYFSYSYRRSELAKAERESAEPAGDA
- a CDS encoding dodecin, whose translation is MTDRTYRVTDIVGTSQHSVDAAINNGIKRASQSLRNLDWFEISEVRGHIVDGAIDHYQVGLKVGFRLEDAD
- a CDS encoding universal stress protein, whose amino-acid sequence is MDDSQHTPASFERGTDGPKVIVVGIDGSESSWRAAAYAAGLARRQGSKLVLVYVQPVMAAGAAMGAPVGDATNEVADELMAEIREATDRLQGIYDVRWEFHTLRGDPYNGMVQMADELTADAVVVGASESAGHRIMGSVAVRLVKAGRWPVTVVP
- a CDS encoding PAS domain-containing protein, producing MDNGNADGASDADTHAPATHRPLLMDDPTDPAGPYAGGPWRNYFLILLDRIPTPIAVCRADGEVLIANPAMAAQWGTTPGQLRGHNLLEMFRPRAKEQLLRIEEAVRLGRRSRYPVEVQWHSAADGTEREGELTVDPVGDVSVQPPVLLAVLRVREAAPPAPPRGTASPVEARILALAAGGATTAAIGTALGLTVDGVNYHLTRLARRWRVQGRTALVARAYVLGILSPDAWPPSPA
- a CDS encoding bifunctional cytochrome P450/NADPH--P450 reductase, producing the protein MTDTIALHTAERAADDGIPVADVTAAGLTATPLQQAMDLARVHGPAFRRRLGDRDTLFVSSLDLVTELADENRFAKGVSVVLENVREFAGDGLFTAYNDEPNWAKAHEVLMPAFALGSMRTYHPAMLRVARRVMASWDRRVADGSTLDVAEDMTRMTLDTIGLAGFGFDFGSFARDTPHPFVEAMVRCLQWSGAKFARQAGGDYSAEDAAFRADADYLASVVDEVIAARTASGESGDDDLLGLMLGSRERGGEQQGLDLANIRNQVITFLIAGHETTSGALSFALYYLLKDPAALRLVQREADELWGDASEPDPSFEDIARLPYTRQVLNEALRLWPTAAAFTRQAQEDTLLGGRHPLKKGDLVTVLTPMLHRDPAWGDNPELFDPSRFTPQAEAARSPHAYKPFGTGERACIGRQFALHEATMLLALLAHRYRLIDHTDYRLRVKETLTLKPEGFSLALAARTPADRAATRAAFAVLPGGTATAESGTAADEGLPTRVPQGTGLLLLHGTNYGTCREFAERLADEATGLGFAAEVAPLDACADGLPADRPVAIVAASYNGQPTDDAAAFVARLRTAPQGAAEGVSYAVLGVGDRNWAATYQHVPTLIDDRLEALGAERLLPRAEADASGDLQGSVTAFARALRTQLLARYGDAASIGANAPVAEDACYTVTEITGGPLDALAARHDLTEMTVTEAHDLTAPDWPRPKRFLRIALPDGVTYRTADHLAVLPANTPAAVERAAQALGVGLDTVLALHAGGRPARDTLPVDRPLTVRQLLTHHLELGARPTPAQTALLAAHNPCPPERQALEALAEDDPRTLIDLVEAHPALRGALPWPVILELLPPLRIRHYSLSSSPAADPRHADLMVSLLPGGTGSTHLHGLRPGDTVLARVQPCRDAFRIDPADPAPVIMIAAGTGLAPFRGAIADRVAAGRTTPARLYFGCDDPDSDFLHATELAAAERAGAVSLHPVFSARPERGHRFVQHRLAAEGAEIWELLRAGARVYVCGDGSRMAPGVRDAFCDLHANATGASRQASEAWLRELTAAGRYVEDVYAAG